One stretch of Falco naumanni isolate bFalNau1 chromosome 7, bFalNau1.pat, whole genome shotgun sequence DNA includes these proteins:
- the FAM81A gene encoding protein FAM81A has product MAQRSPIFPTLAPSERRVRNIPLHSQALTAVPLASASLVDQLEDRILSHEKTTAALVEHAFRIKEDIVSTLHRMQNKGGGDRLARQLLEEHIRNITAIVRQLNRDIEMLQEQIRVRDNLSYGTNSTLKSLEMRQLSGLGDLRGRVARCDAGLARLSAEHKITYERLQSLSKDQHTSKLILESKIKEAEIQISHLLSRVEQSIVQQEAKLKLAYKESSQQLHLLDMKLKNAIEELSSQILSARSWLEQEHERIEKELVQKIDQLSLTFKENTEMSERAIEMKFNQMAEKIDKIEEIQKITMETQEAKQTEEKINIRIGKLQNEINEDIKEMKAEVNAGFAAIYESIGSLRQVLEAKMKLDRDELQKQIHQMKQEVPTWGEPGP; this is encoded by the exons ATGGCCCAGCGAAGCCCAATCTTCCCAACTCTTGCCCCTTCTGAAAG GCGGGTTCGAAACATACCGCTGCACAGCCAGGCGCTGACGGCGGTCCCGCTGGCATCCGCGAGCCTTGTGGATCAGCTGGAAGACAGAATCCTAAGCCATGAGAAAACAACGGCAGCTCTTGTGGAACACGCTTTTCGCATTAAGGAGGACATTGTTTCCACTCTGCACAGAATGCAGAACAAAGGGGGGGGTGACCGGTTGGCTAGGCAACTCTTGGAAGAACATATCCGAAACATAACGGCAATAGTGAGGCAGCTCAACCGGGACATCGAG ATGCTGCAGGAACAGATACGTGTCAGAGACAATCTCAGCTATGGAACAAATTCTACCCTGAAGAGTCTGGAAATGCGACAGCTTTCTGGTTTAGGAGATCTTCGGGGAAGAGTTGCAAG GTGTGACGCTGGGTTAGCCAGACTGTCTGCAGAGCATAAAATTACCTATGAAAGACTTCAGAGCCTAAGTAAAGACCAACACACCTCCAAGCTCATCTTAGAGTCTAAAATCAAAGAGGCAGAAATACAG ATTTCTCACCTCCTGAGCAGGGTAGAGCAGTCCATCGTGCAGCAGGAGGCGAAGCTGAAGCTGGCCTACAaggagagcagccagcagctccaccTGCTGGACATGAA ATTAAAAAATGCTATTGAGGAACTCAGCAGCCAGATTTTGTCTGCACGTAGCTGGTTGGAACAGGAACATGAAAGGATTGAAAAAGAGCTTGTGCAAAAAATTGACCAACTCTCATTGACTTTTAAGGAAAACACT GAAATGAGTGAAAGAGCTATAGAGATGAAATTTAACCAAATGGCAGAGAAAATTgacaaaatagaagaaatacagaagataaCCATGGAAACAcaggaagcaaaacaaactgaagaaaagataaaCATTCGCATCGGCAAACTTCAAAATGAGATAAATGAAgatataaaagaaatgaaagctgaagttAATGCTG GATTTGCAGCTATCTACGAGAGCATTGGGTCTCTACGGCAAGTTCTAGAAGCAAAAATGAAGCTGGACAGAGACGAACTACAGAAGCAGATCCACCAAATGAAGCAGGAGGTTCCAACATGGGGAGAGCCTGGACCATGA